The DNA segment GCCTACATTCCGGAATCCTATGTTCCGGATATTGATCAGCGCATTGCTATTTACCGAAAGCTCTCACGTATGGTATCCATTGGAGAAATTAAAACCTTCCGGGAAGAGCTGGCGGACCGTTACGGTTCTCTGCCCTCCGAGGCCGGCAATATTCTTTTAAAAATTATGCTGAAGGTCCTTTGTGTGAAGGCCGGGGTTCGGCGTCTGGACCTGAATGAGCGTCAGCTTCTGATGACCTTTTCGGAAATCCATCAGAAAAGACCCATGGCCATAGGGGAGGTGATGGAGGTGGCAAATCAGGAAATGGTATTTCTTGCCGACGGCAGTCTGAGGGTCGTATTACTCAAGGATCGCCGGTTGCCTCCCATGGTGCAGGCCAGAAACATCTTGAAAGAAATTGTGGCCCGTGTTAACGGCTGAAGGGTTGTCTACTGCTTTTTTTCCGAACAGGGAAAATTCCTTGATCCCACCAGAGAGGACCATGAAGCCTTTTTACGGAACGACTGTCCTTGCCCGTCTTTGTTGTATCTTTTGGTTGTCCCTTATGCTTGTATCCGGCTGTACTCCGGCACAGTTGCATGATTCGGACTGGATTCTGGCCACAGCGAATTCGAGGATTACCCTTGTGGAATACCGGGATGCCTATGAAATGGCAAAGGCTGCCTACTCCCATAATATTCTGCAGGAACAGCGGATTCAGAGGGCTCTTCACTATCGGGTTCTCAAAGATCTGGCGGAAAGCCTTGTGCTGGAGGCAGGGGCACGACAGGAGGGAATTGTCATTGATGAGGCTCGGTTAAAAGCAGCGGTGGAAGAGATGCGGATGACATTTCCGGAAGATGAGCTTGAACGTATGCTTTCGGAAAGCGCCATTTCGGAAAGGGCCTGGGAGGAAGGGCTGCGCCGGAGGCTTCTTACGGAGAAGCTGGTGGAAAAGATTCTGGACCGTGAGCTGGAGGTGACGCCGGAGGCCCTGAGGCCTTTCTTTCTGGAATACAGCAAAACCCTTGGTCAGAAGCCAGAAGAAGTGGTTATGACGGAAGAGGTTACAGAAGAATTGATTGCCCGTTTCCGCAGACAGGAAGCGGAACCGGTATATAGGAAATGGCTGCAGGGTGTGAAGGAGCAGGTGGAGGTTCAGGTTCATACCGAACTTCTTTACCGGGTTTTTCCGGAAACCCGGCCCCTGCTGGCCGAGCTGGGTGAGGAGGAGGGGGATGTCAGTCTGCCCGTGAATCCGGCCCCTGACGTGGATCTGCATGAGGAAGCAGGTTTGTAATATGACAAAGTTTTTGGGAACGCTGGTTGTTTGGATCTGTTTCGGCTTGTTTGCTTTTCCTGTATCGGCCCAGATTATTGTGGACCGGATTATTGCCCTTGTGGATGACCGCATTATCACCAAGGTGGCATTTGAAGAGACCTTTGCTCCCATACGGGAACGTATTGAAGCTGCCGGTTACGGGCCTGAGGAAACACAGGCGCTGATTGATCGCTATCGGGAAGATGTGATGAATCAGATGATTGATCAGACCATTACTGATATTGCGGTGGAAGAGGCTGGGATAGAAATCTCAGATCAGGAAGTGAATCAGGCCCTTGAAGATTTTCGCATGAATCACAATCTCTCGCCTGAGGAATTTGAGAAAGCCCTTTTGTCAGAAGGTCTCACCCTGGAGGTGTACCGGAACCAGATGCGGGAGCAGATGCTGCGTTCCAGACTGGTGAATTACATGGTGCGGTCCCGCATTGTCATCACGCGTGAGCAGATAGAGGCTTTTTACCGTGAGAATGCGGAACGTTTCGGAGGTGGGAAACGCTATCGTCTGGCCCATATTCTGATTCCTTTTCCAAGAAACATGGCACCGGAAACGGAGGCACGGCTTCGGGAAAAAACACAGACACTGGTCGGGTACCTTGAATCTGGCAGGAGCTTTTCGGAGCTGGCTGCTCAGGAAAGCCAATCCACCATTGCCGGGCCTGATGGTGAGCTGGGCTGGTTTGAGGCGGAGACCCTGTCTCCCCGCATACGGGATGCTGTAGCGGGACTTCAGCGGGGGGATTTTTCCGGTCCCGTGCGTACCCCTCAGGGTTTTCAGATTTTTAAGCTTCTTGAAACCGGCTTTCAGAATCCAAAACCCCTTTCCGAAGTGGAAGATGAAATAGCCGATGAATTGTATGATGTGGAGGTAAACCGCCGATTCCAGATCTGGGTTACGGAGTTGCGTGAAAAAGTTCATGTGCGTATGCTGGATTGATAACACCTTTTTTGCGGGGATACAGCGGTATGGGGGAAGAATCCCGGACTACAGAGGAAGGGTTTGGTCTGTATCTGCAGAATGGCCGTATCATGCAGGGTATTCTGCTGCAGGATCTGGCGGAACGGCTCTTCGTGAGCCGGGAAACGCTGCAGCGCCTGGAAGATGAGGACCACGGGGGGCTTCCGGTTCCTGTTTTTGTCCGGGGATTTGTGCGGCACTACGCACAGGAAGTGAACCTGGATCCGGATTATGCGGCGGAACTGTACAAGAAGGCCAGAAAAAAATGGGATGCCAGGGAAGAAGATGCCCGCAGAAAGATTTTGTTCAGAAAGCGTCTGGTCCGATGGTTGAAGGGATGCGCTGTTTTGTTGATTCTGATAGCAGCGTTGAGCTTTGGGGGAGTATGGCTGGCGGGTTTTATGGGTGATGTGGAGGCCAGAAAAGAAGCGGCTCTGATGGCCGTTGCCCGCAGCACTCCAGACTACGATCAGCCCCGCAAACCGGTGCAGAGCGGATATAAGCTGGAGCTGCTGGCCGTGGAGTCTACGTGGGTAAAAATTATTGTGGATGAGGAACCTTCCCGTTCTTTTTCCGTGGAACCCGGAGATGTCCTTGAATTTCATGCGGAAAAAACGTATAATGTTTTAATTGGAAGTGCCACAGGGGTACGGCTGCGCCTGAACGGAAAAGCCCTGCCCCTTTCCGGCTCAGGTGGACAGGCGGTGAATCTGCACCTTCCCTGACAGTCTGTTCTGCAACCTGATTTTTCCGACCCGCCGATATCCGGCTGCATCCTACCCCAAGGGCAGTTGCGGCATCGAACGGGTCGTTTTGCGTTCTGGCGAGAGACCGGGGGTTACCGTATGTTTCATGACCGTCATACCATTCTTGTGGAAAGCATCAAGCGGCTTCTGCGCCGCAATGCCGTCCCGCATCTTAAAAAAATAGTTCGAAAAACCCACGCAGCCGATCTCGCCTACGCTTTTCGGTACATAGGACTTGCCGATCAAAAGCGGCTTTTTTCCATGATGAACGATGTGGAACAGCAGGGTCTGCTGCTTTCCGAGCTGGAAGACAGTATTTTTCTGGAGTTTATTCGGGAAATGCCGGTGGATGACATCGTCCATATCCTTGATGAAATGCCCAATGATGACGTTGCCGACCTTATCGGTCTGATGCCACCGGAAACCGCCACGGCTGTTCTGGAGAAAATGGAAAAGGAAGGCTCCGAAGAGGTGGAGGGGCTTTTGCGCTACAGTGATGATACCGCGGGCGGTATCATGACACCTGATTTTGTAGCCCTTTCCCAGGATGCCACGGCCAGGGAGGCCATTGAGTCTCTGCAGAAGGAACACAGGGATGTGGAGATGCCTTTTTATCTCTATGTTGTGGATGATCTGAAGCGGCTTGTGGGGGTTATTTCCCTTCGTCAGCTAGTGGTGGTACGGCCGGAAACACGGTTGAAGGATATCATGAATCCGGATCTTGTTTCCGTACAGACTTCCATGGATCAGGAAGAAGTGGCTAAAATTGTTGCCCGTTATGATATTTTGGCCGTTCCCGTTGTGGATGAAACAGGGGTGCTGGAAGGGATTGTTACCGTTGATGACGTAATTGATATTTTCCGTATGGAAGCAACGGAAGATATTCTGAAAATGGCAGGTGTTGGAGAGATTTTCGTGGAAACCCAGACGATTCTGGGCGGAATCCGTATCCGGCTTCCCTGGCTTTTTGCCTCCTGCCTTGGGGGGATTCTGGCTTTTTATGTTATTTCCGGCTTTGAGGAAACCCTTGTCAAATACGCCTATCTTGCCGCATTTATGCCCGTTATTGCAGGTATGGGGGGGAATGTGGGCACACAGTCTTCCACCATTGTGGTTCGGGGGCTTGCCACGGGCAGGCTTTCTCTGGGGGATTTCTGGCGGGTGATCGGCAAGGAATTTCTGGTGGGACTGGTCCTGGGTGCGGTTTACGGTCTTCTCATCGGCCTTGTGGCGGAGCTGCAGTACAGTATTTTTATGTTGAATATTGTTGTCGCACTAGCCATGGTTTCGTCCATGACCATAGCGGCATTCATGGGTGCCCTTGTACCTCTGGGGCTGGCCCGAATGAAAATAGACCCTGCGGTGGCAACCGGTCCCTTTGTGACTACCAGCACGGACGTGATTACGGCTTTTCTGTATTTTACCATTGCCACTAAGCTGCTGAATATGTGATTCCATGGAGTGCGGTTCTATGAATCCTGATGCGTCTTCCATTGTGATGCGCCGTGTGGAATATGGTGATTATGATGTTATTTTGACCCTCTTTTCCCGTTCAAAGGGAAAGTTCTCTGCCATTGCCAAAAATGCCCGTAAAAGCAGACGTCGCTTTTCAGGCAGGCTGGAGCTGTTTTCCGTTCTGCATCCGGACTGCAGCCAGCCGAAATCCGGTGGAATGCCCGTTCTGCAGGAAGTGCGTCTTCTGGAACCCTTTGAAAATCTGCGTTCGGATTTCATACGTATGGGATATGCGGCTTACTGGTCTGAAATACTCTGTCTCTGGCTGGAGGAACATGCCCCGCAGGAAGATGTTTATGATCTTTTTTTTCATAGACTGAAGGCCCTGCACCATGGGGTGGAAAATCCTGAAATAGCCAGCCTTCTCTTTCAGCTTCGTTTTCTGGGTCTTGCCGGGCTCTCTCCCGGGATGGATAACTGCGGAGGATGTGGGGCCCGTCTGGAAGGTGTTCGTGCCGGTCGTATCCGTTTTGACTATGGCAGGGGGCGTATTCTTTGTGGTACCTGTTCTCCTGTGGCGAAAGTCTGTGCCATGGCTCCGGGAACGGTGAAAACCCTCTGCTGGCTGCAGGAAAGGGTAAGCGAGGGGCCAGGGCGTGTTCAGTTTTCCAGGGAAGCCGCCAGAGAAGGCCTTTTGTTTCTGGAGTCCTTTGTGTCCTTTCATATGGGAAGAGATTTTCGTTCCTTGCGTTACCTGCGCAGTGTGCGCGGGCCTCAGGGTTTCTCTCTGGAAACGGCGGCTGCGGATATCACTGCATATCGTGCCAAGGCCTGAAGCGGTTTCGGGTACAGGAAAACATCTGTCTGAAAAGGGGATTTGTTTGGAGATGCTTTGTCCGGAAAAGGAAATGGTGGGCTCTGCGCCCTGTCGGGTAGATTTTGGTGGAACCCTGGATCTGCCCCTTTTTTATCAGTCTCTGGGGCCGGAACTTGCGTGTACGGTGAACATGGCACTGAATCTCCGTACGGAGGTCCGTATCCGGCCCCATGAGAAAGGCAGGGTGCGTGTGGTTTCCAGAGGGTTTGAACCGGCGGAGTTTGCCTGCGGTGAAGCACCTTATAACCATCCCCTGGGTCTGGTGTTTGCCATTCTGGATGCATTTGGTGCCGGGAATATCCATGTGGAAATTACATCCGCTTCTCCGCCGAGAAGTGCTCTGGGCGGCTCTTCTGTGATGGCGGTGGCACTGGTTGCCCTGCTCATGAGACTGGAGAATAAGAATGCTTCGGTGAACGTGGAGGATGTGGTGCTCAGGGCAAGGGCCATTGAGTCGGCCGTGGCCGGTGTACCCTGCGGCATGCAGGACCAGCTGGCGGCCGCTTATGGAGGTGTCCATTTATGGCAATGGGAAAGGGAGGGGCTTATTCGTCCATGGCGGCAGACCTCTCTTCTGAATCCGTCGGATTACCATGGTCTTGCGTCTTCCATGCTGGTGGCTTACGGAGGTGATCCCCATGACTCCCTGGATGTGAACGGACGCTGGGTTCAGGGGTTCAAAGAGGGCAGAACCCGAAAGGAATGGGAGGATATAGGCCTGCTGACCCGCCGATTCGGAGAGGCACTGGCTGAAATGGACCTGAAGACAGCTGTCTTTTGTATGCAGGAGGAACTGACCATCCGTTTGCGTCTGACTCCGGATGTTCTGGACCCTGCGGGGATGCGTCTTGCCTCGGCAGCAGGTACCCTTGGTTGCGGCGTCCGTTTTGCGGGTGCCGGAGGAGGGGGCTGTGTCTGGGCACTGGGGCCGGAAGATACGCTAGGAGCTTTACGAAGCCAGTGGCAACGGCTGATGGATAAAATGCCCGGAGCCTGTATTCTGGATGCGGCTCCTGAAAAAGACGGTGTGCTGTTTGATGTCTGATGGCAGGAACAGGCATTATTTATAAAACCTGCGGTAATTTCTGGCCGGAATTAAGCCCTGCAGATTACTTTGTAACGATACTTGCCGCCTTGACGTCACTAGAAAGTTGCTCGGCGGCAGTACATTCTGCGTGGCTGATCCGTATTATTGCGCCCTGTTAACGACCATGACCGTCAGGCAGACACATGGGCTGTTTGCCTGTGACACCATCTCTGTTTTTAGAGCTTTTTGTCCTGTACGGGAGCGGTTCGGTGCTCAAGTAAGAAAGCCTTTTTTATCATAAAATGTATCCGCAAATTGGAGTGAAGGATAACGTCACTGGCAAACAGCCATGGTGACTTGCATCGGAACCAGCTGCTGATACTGCAGTGCCGGAATGATAGAGTATACATGAGCGGAATCGTTATGTTTTTGGGATTTCAGAGTAAAATGCTATGAATGTTTACTTTCGTAAGGATATTTTAACAACCTTTTAAGCAAATAAGGATGATGGATATGCGGTTTCAGGATCTTATTTTCACCCTGCAGAAATTCTGGGCAGACAGGGGGTGCGTTCAGGCCCAGCCCTATGACCTTGAGGTGGGTGCGGGAACCTTTCATCCCACAACCCTGCTCAAAGCCCTTGGACCGGAACCATGGAGCGTTGCCTATGCCCAGCCCTGCCGCAGACCCACGGACGGCCGGTATGGGGAAAATCCCAACCGTATGCAGCATTATTACCAGTTTCAGGTCATCATGAAACCATCTCCATCGGATGTGCAGGATATGTATCTGGAAAGTCTGAAAGCCATTGGCGTGGACCCCCTGGCCCATGACATCCGCTTTGTGGAAGACGACTGGGAGTCGCCCACCCTTGGTGCTTCGGGACTGGGCTGGGAAGTCTGGCTGGATGGGATGGAAATTACTCAGTTTACCTATTTTCAGATGACAGGTTCCATAGAGGTGAAGCCCGTGAGCGTAGAGCTGACCTACGGCCTTGAACGCATTGCCATGTATCTGCAGGGTGTGGACAGTGTGTATGACCTCATGTGGAATGATAAAATCACCTACGGGGATATCTTTCACCAGCAGGAAGTGGAACAGAGCCGCTATAACTTTGAAGAAGCCAATGTTCCCCTGCTTTTTGATCTTTTTGCAAAGTATGAGTCCGAAGCAAAGAGGCTCATAGAAAAGGATCTGGTTCTGCCCGCCTATGAGTTCGGCCTGAAGTGTTCCCACACCTTCAACCTTCTGGATGCAAGGGGAGCCATCAGTGTGACGGAAAGAACCGGTTATATCGGAAGAATCCGGAACATCGCCAGGGCCTGTTCCGAAGCCTATCTGGTTCAGCGGGAAGCCATGGGCTTTCCCCTTCTGAAAAAATAAGCCTGATATCCAAGCCATGTACATTCGGGGGGAATGCCCCGTAGCCATAAGGACACCATCATGACAAGTCTTCTTTTTGAAATTGGAACCGAAGAAATACCGGCAGGATACATTGACCCTGCCATTGCGGCCCTTGCCGCATTTCTGAAAAAAGAGCTGGCCGCCGCCCGCGTTGACTTTGGAGAGATCACAAGTTTTGCCACCCCGAGGCGGCTTTGTGTGCGCATTGCGGATGTGGCCACCATGCAGCGGCCGGAAACCACGGAGCTGATGGGGCCGCCGGAGAAGGCTGCCTTTGATGCGGAAGGCAAGCCGGGCATCCCCGCTGTGAAATTTGCGGAAAAAGCCGGAATCTCCTTAGAAGAGATTGAAATCCGGGAAACCCCCAAGGGGCGCTATCTTTTTGCCAGAGTTGAAGAAAAGGTCCGGCCTGTGGCGGAGCTTTTCTGCCATATGCTGCCTGCGGCGGTCCGTGCCCTGAACTTTCCCAAAACCATGCGCTGGGCAGACACGGAGCTTGCCTTTGCAAGGCCCATTCAGCGTTTTGTTGCCCTTTTCGGTGAGGCACTGATTCCCTTTGAAGTGGAGGGTATTGTTTCTGACCGCCTGAGCAGCGGCCATCGTTTTCATCATCCCCAGCCCGTGACCATTGATTTGCCAGAACATTATGAAGGGATTTTGAAGGATGCCGGTGTTATAGCCGATGTTCAGGAGAGAAAGGCAGCCGTGGCCCGTTCCGTGGAGGAAGTGGCCAAAAACTCCGGCGGCAGGGTGCTTGCGGATGAAGAGCTGTTAAAAATCGTCACCCACCTTGTGGAAGCGCCCTATCCTGTCATGGGAAGTTTTGATCCTGCCTTTCTGGAAGTGCCCAGAGAAGTGCTCATCACATCCATGAGGGAACATCAGAAATATTTTGCCGTTGAAGATGAAAAGGGTAATCTTCTGCCCCTTTTCATTGCCGTTAACAATACCTCCCCCAAAGATATGGAGCTGGTACGTCAGGGCCACCAGCGTGTACTGAGGGCAAGGCTTTCCGATGCCAGATTCTTCTGGGAAACGGATAAGAAAGCCACCTTTGACCAGTGGAATGAAAAGCTTGATCAGGTGCTCTTTCAGGCAAAGCTGGGCACCATGGGAGAGAAGGTGGCACGAATCCGCAGTCTTTGTGCCAGCATGGGTAAAGATTTGGGCCTTGACGGAGAGATGATGGCGGATCTGGACCGGGCCGCCAGCCTCTGCAAGGCGGATCTTGCTTCCCAGATGGTTTATGAATTCCCCGAGGTACAGGGCATCATGGGCAGAGCCTATGCCCTTTTCCACGGAGAAAATGAACGGGTGGCCCGTGCCATGGAGGATCATTACAGACCCCTTGGCAGTGGTGGAAAACTGCCGGAAGATCTGTGCGGTGTGGTCCTGTCCATGGCGGACAAGCTGGATACCCTCTGTGGTTGTTTTGCGGTGGGGCTGAGGCCCACAGGAGCGGCTGATCCCTTTGCCCTGCGCCGGGCAACCCTTGGGATTCTGCAGATGCTTCTGGACAAAAACTTGGGTTTTTCCCTTCGGGAGCTGGTTACCCTTGCCCTGGAAACCCTTGGGGATAAAAAGAAGGAAGACGGGAAAGAAACGGTGCAGGCAGTCTGCGACTTCATGGTGACCCGCCTTGCCAATCTGCTGGCCGAAAAAGGATTTTCAAGGGAAGGTATTGCCGCTGTTCTGGCCGTAGAGAATAACCATATTCCAGATGTCCTGCGCCGGGTGGAAGCCCTGGACCGCGTCAGGAATCAGCCGGATTTTCTTGCTCTGGCCGGAGCCTTTAAAAGGGCTTCCAATATTTTGAAAAAAGCCGGGGATGTGAAACCTCTGGTGGATGTATCCCTACTGACGGAACCTGCGGAAAAAGGGCTGTATGAAGCCCTTGAACTCTGCGTTCAGACCGTTGACGGCCACATGGTTGTCAATGATCTGGATGCTGCCCTTGCAAGCATTGCCACCCTGCGTCAGTCTGTGGATGCTTTTTTTGACGGGGTGATGGTCATGGCAGAGGATGAAAGGGTGAAGAATAACCGACTGGGGCTTCTGGCTTCCATTGCGGCTCTTTTTAACAGAATTGCGGATTTTTCACGACTGGGTTAGCAAAAAGGCTGACTATACACTAAGGAGGTAGAATGGCTGGTTTTGATCCGTCAAAGGATAAGGTTTTGAAATCATGGAGAAGTGAGGAAACAGGTCTTGTGGTTGCCATCCACAGCTATGACGGCGGTGAGGCCAAGTTACAGATCGGACCGAGGATGCTGAAAAAAAAGGATGGTTCCGATAGGGCACCCGTGAAAGCGGGCAGGCTGACAATTGAAGACGTGCAGTGGATCTATGATAACATAGATGACATCAAAGATGGCCTGGAAGAACATAACAATCCCATGGATTGATGAATGGAGCAGGAGAGGGGCAAAGGGTCCATGGAAAAACCGTTGAAAGAACGAGAAGGGCAGTGCAGCGAAAAAGTACGGCAGCGGGCTGCCCTTCTCCGGAAGGATCTGTCACGGCACAGCTACCGTTATTATGTGCTGGATGATCCGGAAATCACCGATGCAGCCTATGATGCCCTTTTCCGGGAGCTGCAGGAGCTGGAGGGGCGTTTCCCGGAACTGAAAACCCAGGATTCCCCCACCCTGAGGGTGGGAGCACCACCTCTTTCGGGCTTTACTCCGGTTTTCCATCGCCTTCCCATGCTCAGCCTTGACAATGCCTTTGATGAGGGGGAGTTTTTTGCCTTTGTTCAGCGCATTCGGAAAGGCGTGGCAGGGGAGCTGCTTTTTTCCGTGGAGCCTAAGTTTGACGGCATTGCCGTTTCCCTGCGCTATGAGAATGGTGTTCTGACAGAGGCAGCCACACGGGGGGATGGCCTGGTGGGCGAAGGGGTAACGGAAAATGTGCGGACCATTGCCAACCTTCCCCTGCGCCTGAGGGTGGAAGAACCGCCTGCGGTGCTGGAAGTGAGGGGCGAGGTGCTCATGGACCGTAAAGGCTTTAAAGCCCTGAACCTAAGCCGGGAAAAAACCGGAGAAGCCCCCTTTGCCAACCCGAGAAATGCCGCTTCCGGCTCCCTGCGTCAGCTGGATTCCCGCATTACGGCCACACGGCCCTTACGCTTTTTTGCCCATGGTATGGGAGAGGTGGAGGGTCTTTTTCTTTCCTCCATGGCAGAATTGTTTGCCTTTCTCCGATCCGCAGGTTTTGCCCTGAGTCCTTTGGCACAGAGTGCTGTGTTACCGGAAAAAGTGCCAGATATTTATGCGGAAATGGTGGAACGCCGGGAGTCCCTTGATTACGAGGTGGATGGCATGGTGATCAAGGTGGAAAATTTTGATCTCCAGACCCGACTCGGTATGACATCCCGTACGCCGAGGTGGGCGCTGGCCTGGAAATTCCCTGCCATGGAAGCCCGTACCCGTCTGGAAAGAATAGAAGTGCAGGTGGGCCGCACCGGTGTTCTTACGCCTGTGGCCATTCTCACTCCCGTGGAAGTGGGGGGCGTAACCGTGAGCCGGGCCACACTGCACAACATGGATGAAATTCTCCGCAAGGATATCCGCATCGGAGATCAGGTTTTTATTCAGCGTGCGGGAGATGTCATCCCCAAGGTTGTGAAGGTGATTGAGCATCTGAGGGATGGCTCGGAAATTGTTTTTCAGATGCCGGATCACTGCCCCGTATGTGGCAGCCTCGTGGTGCAGGAAGAGGGGGAGGTGGCTGTACGTTGTGTGTCCGCCACCTGTCCTGCCCAGCTTAAGGAAAGAATTCGTCATTTTGCTTCCAAGCCAGCCCTGGATATGGATGGCATGGGTGAAAAACTTGTGGCCCAGCTTGTGGACAGGGGGCTTGTAAAGACCTGTGCGGATCTTTTTTATCTGGATGTTCCGGGTCTTGCGGCCATGGACCGCATGGGTGAAAAATCAGCGTCCAATCTTGTCAAAGCCATCCATGACCGGAAAAAAACTTCATTCCACCGCCTGTTATACGGTCTGGGTATCCGCCATGTGGGTGTTCACACGGCCAAAATTCTTGGCCAGCGTTTCCGGAGTTTTGACAATCTTATGGCGGCCGATGTGGAAAGCCTGTCTTCCGTGGAAGGTGTCGGTCCTGTGCTGGCGGAGGCCATCCGGGATTATTTTTCCCGTTCGGAGAACAGGGAAGCCCTGAAGGCTTTGTTTGCCGCGGGCGTTGACGTGGAAGAGGGCGAATTTCAGGCTGGTGGGCATCGTCCTCTGGAGGGAAAAACCTTTGTCATAACCGGTATTTTGCCCGTTCTTTCCAGAAAAGAAGCCCAGGATCTTATTACCGCAGCGGGTGGCAGGGTGGCGGGGAGTGTCAGTGCCAAAACTCACTATGTGGTGGCAGGTGAAAAAGCGGGAAGTAAATATGAAAAAGCCCTTTCCCTGAATATCCCTATTCTGGATGAATCGGGATTGAGAAATCTTGTGGGATAATGTTGGCTCCGGTTTGGTTCTGCAGCTGGTAGCACGGAAAAATGCTGGCCTGAGGTTTTAAAATAAACAGCCCCTTCCTTTAAAGGACGGGGCTGTTTATATTCCATGACGTATTCTCTGACCGGATGGATCACAGAAAAAAGGAAATGTGCCGGTCAGAGTCCTGGTCAATAGTTGGTGGACTTCAGTTCAAAGTGAGCCTTGGGATGGGCGCAGGCAGGGCACATTTCCGGTGCTTTTTCTCCTGTATGAACATAGCCGCAGTTACGGCAGGCCCATGTGGTACCTTCTTCACGCTCAAAAACACGCCCTGCATCAATATTGGCTGCCAGAGCAAGGTAGCGCTGCTCATGATGTTCTTCTGCAACGCAGATCTTTTCAAATACCGTTGCAATCGCCTCAAAACCTTCTTCACGTGCCGTTTTGGCATAGCCGGGATACATGGATGTGAATTCTTCGTTTTCGCCCTTGGCAGCTGCCTTAAGGTTGTCTACGGTTGTACCGATAACGCCAGCGGGGAAATTCCAGCGAACTTCCACTTCTCCGCCTTCAAGGAATTTGAAAAAACGCTTGGCATGTTCTTTTTCCTGATTGGCTGTTTCTTCAAAGATGGCAGCAATCTGAACATAGCCCTCTTTTTTGGCCTGGGCAGCGAAATAGGTGTAGCGGTTTCTCGCCTGAGATTCGCCGGCAAAAGCAGTCAAAAGATTCTTTTCGGTCTGGGTTCCTTTGATGGATTTCATTCTGTTGCACTCCTTTAAATAGATTGAAGGTTCATTTTATAAGTACCACGCCACCATGGTATGGCGGTTCTGATGCC comes from the Desulfobotulus pelophilus genome and includes:
- a CDS encoding GHMP family kinase ATP-binding protein; translation: MLCPEKEMVGSAPCRVDFGGTLDLPLFYQSLGPELACTVNMALNLRTEVRIRPHEKGRVRVVSRGFEPAEFACGEAPYNHPLGLVFAILDAFGAGNIHVEITSASPPRSALGGSSVMAVALVALLMRLENKNASVNVEDVVLRARAIESAVAGVPCGMQDQLAAAYGGVHLWQWEREGLIRPWRQTSLLNPSDYHGLASSMLVAYGGDPHDSLDVNGRWVQGFKEGRTRKEWEDIGLLTRRFGEALAEMDLKTAVFCMQEELTIRLRLTPDVLDPAGMRLASAAGTLGCGVRFAGAGGGGCVWALGPEDTLGALRSQWQRLMDKMPGACILDAAPEKDGVLFDV
- the glyQ gene encoding glycine--tRNA ligase subunit alpha translates to MRFQDLIFTLQKFWADRGCVQAQPYDLEVGAGTFHPTTLLKALGPEPWSVAYAQPCRRPTDGRYGENPNRMQHYYQFQVIMKPSPSDVQDMYLESLKAIGVDPLAHDIRFVEDDWESPTLGASGLGWEVWLDGMEITQFTYFQMTGSIEVKPVSVELTYGLERIAMYLQGVDSVYDLMWNDKITYGDIFHQQEVEQSRYNFEEANVPLLFDLFAKYESEAKRLIEKDLVLPAYEFGLKCSHTFNLLDARGAISVTERTGYIGRIRNIARACSEAYLVQREAMGFPLLKK
- a CDS encoding peptidylprolyl isomerase, which translates into the protein MTKFLGTLVVWICFGLFAFPVSAQIIVDRIIALVDDRIITKVAFEETFAPIRERIEAAGYGPEETQALIDRYREDVMNQMIDQTITDIAVEEAGIEISDQEVNQALEDFRMNHNLSPEEFEKALLSEGLTLEVYRNQMREQMLRSRLVNYMVRSRIVITREQIEAFYRENAERFGGGKRYRLAHILIPFPRNMAPETEARLREKTQTLVGYLESGRSFSELAAQESQSTIAGPDGELGWFEAETLSPRIRDAVAGLQRGDFSGPVRTPQGFQIFKLLETGFQNPKPLSEVEDEIADELYDVEVNRRFQIWVTELREKVHVRMLD
- a CDS encoding SurA N-terminal domain-containing protein; amino-acid sequence: MKPFYGTTVLARLCCIFWLSLMLVSGCTPAQLHDSDWILATANSRITLVEYRDAYEMAKAAYSHNILQEQRIQRALHYRVLKDLAESLVLEAGARQEGIVIDEARLKAAVEEMRMTFPEDELERMLSESAISERAWEEGLRRRLLTEKLVEKILDRELEVTPEALRPFFLEYSKTLGQKPEEVVMTEEVTEELIARFRRQEAEPVYRKWLQGVKEQVEVQVHTELLYRVFPETRPLLAELGEEEGDVSLPVNPAPDVDLHEEAGL
- the mgtE gene encoding magnesium transporter — encoded protein: MFHDRHTILVESIKRLLRRNAVPHLKKIVRKTHAADLAYAFRYIGLADQKRLFSMMNDVEQQGLLLSELEDSIFLEFIREMPVDDIVHILDEMPNDDVADLIGLMPPETATAVLEKMEKEGSEEVEGLLRYSDDTAGGIMTPDFVALSQDATAREAIESLQKEHRDVEMPFYLYVVDDLKRLVGVISLRQLVVVRPETRLKDIMNPDLVSVQTSMDQEEVAKIVARYDILAVPVVDETGVLEGIVTVDDVIDIFRMEATEDILKMAGVGEIFVETQTILGGIRIRLPWLFASCLGGILAFYVISGFEETLVKYAYLAAFMPVIAGMGGNVGTQSSTIVVRGLATGRLSLGDFWRVIGKEFLVGLVLGAVYGLLIGLVAELQYSIFMLNIVVALAMVSSMTIAAFMGALVPLGLARMKIDPAVATGPFVTTSTDVITAFLYFTIATKLLNM
- the recO gene encoding DNA repair protein RecO translates to MNPDASSIVMRRVEYGDYDVILTLFSRSKGKFSAIAKNARKSRRRFSGRLELFSVLHPDCSQPKSGGMPVLQEVRLLEPFENLRSDFIRMGYAAYWSEILCLWLEEHAPQEDVYDLFFHRLKALHHGVENPEIASLLFQLRFLGLAGLSPGMDNCGGCGARLEGVRAGRIRFDYGRGRILCGTCSPVAKVCAMAPGTVKTLCWLQERVSEGPGRVQFSREAAREGLLFLESFVSFHMGRDFRSLRYLRSVRGPQGFSLETAAADITAYRAKA
- a CDS encoding helix-turn-helix domain-containing protein is translated as MGEESRTTEEGFGLYLQNGRIMQGILLQDLAERLFVSRETLQRLEDEDHGGLPVPVFVRGFVRHYAQEVNLDPDYAAELYKKARKKWDAREEDARRKILFRKRLVRWLKGCAVLLILIAALSFGGVWLAGFMGDVEARKEAALMAVARSTPDYDQPRKPVQSGYKLELLAVESTWVKIIVDEEPSRSFSVEPGDVLEFHAEKTYNVLIGSATGVRLRLNGKALPLSGSGGQAVNLHLP